The Coffea arabica cultivar ET-39 chromosome 9c, Coffea Arabica ET-39 HiFi, whole genome shotgun sequence nucleotide sequence CACCATCTTCTTCCACTTCCTCATCAGAAGACTGAGAATGAACACCAGATTTTTAGTGATATACAAGCAAACAGAAGACTAGGATTGACACAACGGACTGTTAAAAACTTGATTAATGACTCTATTCACATTGGTGTAATACCAGACACAGTCAAATATTCATCAGTAGTTGAATTGCTTATCTCAACCACTGGTAACATGTTACTTGAGATTTCAGGAAAGAAAATGAACGCATATTTAGCTTCATTGAGGTCTGTTTCCTTGCGCTTGTCTACCATCTCAAGATGGACCACAGGTACCTCCTCATGGGCTTTCTCTCCCTTCTTTCCCATGAAATCAGTTAATTTGCAGTCGTCTGTTTCTGAGAGAGGCATTGTGGTATTGCTGTAGCCACGGTGTTGGGGGCCCTGTTGTTCCTCCATAATCAAGACGAAGAATTTGGAACTGTTTTAGGAATTTGGTTATGCCATGGTAAAGATTGGCACTATATAGTAGAGGTAAAGGCAACACAACACAGCAATTTTAAGTTGTTAAAGCTGTTCTCGGAGGCAGCAGAATAGAAAAAACAAGGTTTAAAACATAATTAATGTGTTACTCCATGACATctatttgtgtgttttgcattaaAACATAGGTAAATTTGTTTTCAGTGGGCTTCTGTTCCGGAAAGAAGGCTACTAGTTTTGTATGAAACGAGTTTCCTTGGATAATGTTAATGGTGAGTACTGATAACCTTGGACGACTGTGCAAGAATAGGGACAGAGTATTGAAGAAAGGCCCATTGTCCGTGGGGAGTTTAGCAAACCAAGAATGGTCAGTTGGGACAGACAGCCGATGGCTTGCACAAATTGAGGAGCTTTGTGTTTGAGAGCTTTGGCTGGGGTTCTGAGGCCATGCTTGGACGATGTGAAGTAGCATTTCAAGTGGTTACTTTATAGAAATGACATTTACTAATGCCCTCCTGGGACTAGGAGCAGCTCAATAATCAAGGGAAAGTGGTAAAGTATTATTTTGCGCAGATTTTGGTGTGACATCAAGCTGAGAATCAGGTGGTGACACTGAGTTCCAAATCATGCAACATTCGCGTTCTTATCCTGTTTTTGTCACTGGACTCTTGAAATGGTAGAGGTTGGATGGATGCCCTTTCACTTGGGATACTATTGTTTATACTTGTAAAAATATCCTGGCTGAACCTACACCAACGGGCATAATGCATGATGTGAAGTAGAACTATGCCTATGCCAAATGGAAATGATGTCAAGTAGAACTGTGCCAGTCATGCAAGATGGAGACGATGCAACGTGTACGAGGTGTTAtatgccaaattttgaattacgAATGGTAATTGGGAAAATCCCACCCGCAGCGAAAAGAATTCAAGGGTGGTGCTATAGTACCCCTTTGGTTTAGTCAGGTTCGTATACCTGCTAGCTCCTAACTCAAGCCTCTTTAAGCTTCCCCTCCTCTATAGACTAGGATAGATTAGGTTGTGCAATTGTTATCGTTGctggaaaaaaaatggtaattGGGAAAATGGGGCTTAGATGTGGCAGTCGTCTTTCTTTAAGCTGTGATTTCTGATGAGCCTTTCCGTAAATTAGTAGAGCCAATTCCTTGGCAAAGTTTTCGAGGTTAAAGATATTATCGACACCCCGTAGTTGATAGCCGGCAACCTTTTGAAGCAATGACAAAAGTATACTTGTATCTCGATACCAGTACATATAAGCATCATTCACATACAAAGTCATGCACTGACACCAGCACTCGATCTTAGGATGTTTTCAGCGGTTGTTTAGTTGCTAAATAACTCCATTGAGAAGAGGTAATTGATGGTGTCAATGGGGCTTAAAGAAATTGGCATCCAAACCGTCGGCCACTAAACTCCACAATGCAGCAGCTGCTAACAAAAAACTCATTACAAGGCCTAAAGAACCAAGGCCAAAATTTAGACACCACATTGAACTCAAGACTTTGGGTTTCTTAATGGCAAGCCACATGAAACAGGGATAAGCCAGAGTCAAGGGGAGCGTGATTGCACCAATGAAAGGCCCCAGACTTCCGAGGAAGGGAAAGGCCATGGCTATGAAATATGTCAATCCTCCGAAGAAGACTCTTATGGCTGAGCGAACCCATCTGGGGCATGCCTGGTTTTTCTTGCTAACGTATATGCGCTCCAAGTTGTCGAAAACTGGCATTCCATAGATTTGGAATGCGCTGAATAAGTGCACTAGCATAATCACGTATACCGTGGCCATCACAGATTTTGACGTCCTCTGGTGTTTCAGTGATGAAGAGAGTGCATTTAGGATCCCCTTTGCCGGCATCTGCCATTGTGTTTAGACCAGGTCACCCAAGTTTAGTACTCGTGAATATAAtaaagttttcttctttttttttcctcgtaTCGTCGAATAATAATTGGGTCTAAGAATCTAAAATGGGAGATCAATGGAGTGAAGAATTTAAATAATACAACTGAGTAGTAGAAGTTACCATATTCCCATAAGCCCAATATCCTCCTATTGCCAGGGGAAAAAGTAACACTGCAATTAGTAAATACGATGCAGTCACTCCTCTCCACATCCCATGACGAGATGGATGTTGTGGATCCGTGGGTATGGTTCCCTGTCGTTGTGTCATAAGCATCAGAAACTGCCTCTTTGTGAATTAAAGTCCATCAGACTTTTGGTTGAATTACATACAGCAGGAGCAGTATGAACTTAAAATGTAATCAAATAGGAGAGCAGATCATCTGTCCAATATTTTGTGCCCAATTTCCTGTCCAATGTGAAACTATGTAGTTTCATTTATAATATCTGCTGATATGACAACTAAAAATAGGTAGCGGTTCGACTGCCTtatacttctttttctttcttcttttttggatttcctttgtttATACAACTTTATTACAATTCTCATCTTTTTTAAAACAAAGTATCAAgaatttcaaatacaaaagaatatttaaaaaAGATGGGAATTGTAACAAAGTTGTGTaaacaaaggaaatccaaaaaataaaaaaataaaaaaaatataagtcaGCCAAACAGCCACCTATTTTTAATTGCCACATCAGCAGATATAATAAGTGAAACTACGTAATTTCACATTGGACGGGAAATTGGACACAAAAAAGGATTTGCTCTCATCAAATAGGATGCAACATTCTTGCACTCGCATAACATGTAAAAGTGGGGAGCCTAATGCATCAGTCTTTACCTGTATTTCAAGGATTAGATTGTGACCTTTGAAAGTGAGAGCAATAATCCCAAGAGCATTGATGATACCGCGAATTCGAGACCTTTCTGATGCAGCTGCTTTAGATGGTTCATATGAAACACCTCCGGGCCTACCTTCTCTGATGGAAAGAGTCCATAGCATGGTAAAATATGTCGCAAGTGCCATTGATCCGATCAGCGAGACCGGAGCTAAGGAGTGCAAGCTGGGAAAGAATTGGGACACCAAAATGGCCAAGCATACGAATACAAAAAAGAACCATGCTGCCCCAGTTAATACTGTATCTGAGCTGCATTTCGGGTCATCTCCGCATATGAGTTTATACAAAAGCTCCATGATCCCTCCCCCTGTGATTATGATCACCACGCAAGTACCACCCGAGAGATACATGGTTGGAAATATCGCAAGCAGCTTCCCCAGTTTTGGACCTGATCAAGAGATGAGGAACTCTTGTTTATGTCAGTGTTTTCGTTCTGATTTGGTGCCATGCTCCCCTAGGGACTACTATCCTCTGCTTGTTTTACAATTGTTCGAGGCATAGAAATATCAATCAATTGGGTAAATTTTGTGATGTTTATATGGCGTGTGGTCATTTCTAACATCTTTCTTCAATTCAAGATCTTATCGTACTATATCTAATTTACGGGATGTCCTTTACACAGGTCCCTGCACTCGAGGACATATTTAAGGAGCAGGCATGCATGGCTCGCTTGGCTGGAATGGGAAATTAATTGGATTAATCAATGTTTTGGGTCTTTGAAGACTAACCAAATGCTATAATTGAGAGGACGACGTATCTGCTGCAGCGAGTTCCGGCGGCTCCTGCCGGACCTGGTTCGTGAAGATGGACCAGAAGCCATGTGGTGTAGAGCTGCCATGCGAAGACTAGTGTCAAACACAGCGTTCCCCACACCCTGCACCCAATCCAGACACAAACAAAATTCGTAATCATAAATGCAACACTAGTTTTCTGTACTAAAATTGTAATTACTGATAtgaggtgtcaaaatggatcGGGTTATAATTAAATCAACTTATTTATATCTAATAATTAAATATATGGGTATCCATAGGCCTGTCAATCGGGCCAAGTGAGCCGGGCTTTGATGAGCCCAAGCtcaactcatttaatttgaaacaATTTCGGGCTTCGGGCTATGAGTTTCGGATTCGTAAATGTGAAGCTCATACTCAGCTCACATAACATTCGGGTTGTGAGCCTTAATCGGGcttagcccaagctcacttattacttcttaattttcttaatataattactataactattaagttgtaaaactaatttaacatttacaagactataatattaaaattaaacatgaacaaataatatTTCTTAAAAAGTACgtaaaccaaaaattttttcaacaatatttatatttaatccattcaaaatgcatgaaaaatagtaataaaacatgtaatcataagccaatacatctttaaaagttgaaactttttttataatcttgtgatttaaatccaaatatgcttgatgatttttgtgtttgtagacaaaaaaaaaatcaaccaatattatgccaatacaaaaatttactcaatc carries:
- the LOC113708486 gene encoding lysine histidine transporter-like 8; translated protein: MGEVMEVGGPQRASSSARIVPVVQDEAPQQQFPVPFSSRSTPLGLLLLQQHSSRETSDEDFCLPTNTTAAILTIDIPDKFGSHKQQQHDPDDWLPITQSRRGNAFTAAFHLLCSGIGIQALLLPVAFVPLGWVWGTLCLTLVFAWQLYTTWLLVHLHEPGPAGAAGTRCSRYVVLSIIAFGPKLGKLLAIFPTMYLSGGTCVVIIITGGGIMELLYKLICGDDPKCSSDTVLTGAAWFFFVFVCLAILVSQFFPSLHSLAPVSLIGSMALATYFTMLWTLSIREGRPGGVSYEPSKAAASERSRIRGIINALGIIALTFKGHNLILEIQGTIPTDPQHPSRHGMWRGVTASYLLIAVLLFPLAIGGYWAYGNMMPAKGILNALSSSLKHQRTSKSVMATVYVIMLVHLFSAFQIYGMPVFDNLERIYVSKKNQACPRWVRSAIRVFFGGLTYFIAMAFPFLGSLGPFIGAITLPLTLAYPCFMWLAIKKPKVLSSMWCLNFGLGSLGLVMSFLLAAAALWSLVADGLDANFFKPH